The nucleotide window CATCACTGTTGTTTCGACGGAAGGCATGATTGCGCGGGAGCTGCGCAATGCAACTGATCGCTATATCGATCTCAACGTCATTCGCCCCTTTATTGAGAAGTCCGAGTACGCCTAATTCTTATTGATAATCTCACCTGTAGCATCAATCACCTATAGCCCAAGCAATCTGCCAAAGATGTAGTCTTTTGAATTACGATACTACATTTTAGGGAGATTTGGTACTACAATAGTAAGGAATCTGCCCTGGATCGTTGTCCAGGAAATGCAGGTTCCTTTTTGTTTTGGGGCATCGACCAATTGCGTTGAATTTAAGTCTGACTTAAACATTCTTCTGCCAAGCAGTCGGAGCTGTCCATTAGTCCACTGTTACGACTATGGGTAATCCACGGATATCGAGCCATGAAATTTGATTCCAATCCTGACCGCATCATTATTTTTGACACCACGCTACGGGATGGCGAACAGTCCCCTGGTGCCACACTCAATGTGGATGAGAAAATTGCGATCGCGCGTCAGCTCGCCCGGCTCGGGGTAGATGTGATCGAAGCCGGATTTGCCTTTGCTAGTCCCGGGGATTTTGAAGCGATCAATAAAATTGCCCAGTTAGTCGGGACGGAAGATGGCCCAGTAATTTGTAGCTTAGCGCGGGCCTCCCAAGGCGATATCAAGGCCGCCGCCGAGGCGATCGCCCCGGCCTATCACCAGCGGATTCATACCTTTATTGCGACTTCCGATATTCACTTGGAATACAAACTGCGCAAAAGTCGCCAGGAAGTCTTGAAAATTGCCCCCGAAATGGTCGCTTACGCGAAGTCCTTCACGGATGATATTGAATTCTCACCCGAAGATGCGGGCCGATCGGACCCCGAATTTCTCTACGAAATCCTGGAAGCCGTGATCGATGCAGGAGCCACCACAATCAATATCCCCGATACTGTGGGCTACACCACCCCATCCGAATTCGGCGGATTAATCAAAGGCATTAGCGAAAATGTCCGCAACATCGACCGAGCAATTATTTCCGTCCACGGCCATAACGATCTGGGCTTGGCCGTTGCCAACTTCCTCGAAGCCGTGCAAAACGGTGCCCGCCAGTTGGAATGCACGATCAATGGCATTGGCGAACGTGCGGGTAACGCCGCGTTAGAAGAGCTGGTCATGGCGATGCACGTCCGACGCAAGTTCTACAATCCTTTCTTGGGGCGTCCAGCGGAATCTGAAGCCCCACTGACCCATATCAATACCCAGGAAATCTACAAAACCTCGCGGTTGGTGTCTAACTTGACCGGCATGTTTGTCCAACCGAACAAAGCGATCGTCGGCGCAAATGCCTTCTCCCATGAATCTGGCATTCACCAAGATGGCGTGTTGAAAAACAAGCTGACCTACGAAAT belongs to Romeriopsis navalis LEGE 11480 and includes:
- a CDS encoding 2-isopropylmalate synthase; protein product: MKFDSNPDRIIIFDTTLRDGEQSPGATLNVDEKIAIARQLARLGVDVIEAGFAFASPGDFEAINKIAQLVGTEDGPVICSLARASQGDIKAAAEAIAPAYHQRIHTFIATSDIHLEYKLRKSRQEVLKIAPEMVAYAKSFTDDIEFSPEDAGRSDPEFLYEILEAVIDAGATTINIPDTVGYTTPSEFGGLIKGISENVRNIDRAIISVHGHNDLGLAVANFLEAVQNGARQLECTINGIGERAGNAALEELVMAMHVRRKFYNPFLGRPAESEAPLTHINTQEIYKTSRLVSNLTGMFVQPNKAIVGANAFSHESGIHQDGVLKNKLTYEIMDAQLIGLTDNQIVLGKHSGRNAFRTRLKELGYELADQELNKAFVRFKEIADKKKEITDWDLESIVNDETQQPPELFRLEMVQVSAGSNAQPTATVKLRTPTGEELMDAAIGTGPVDAVYRAINRVVDVPNKLIEFSVQSVTAGIDAIGEVTIRLKHEERIFSGRSANTDVIVASAQAYVNALNRLYDALQTGDINRTHAQREAGKEAASV